GAATAAGAAAGGCGGAGATAAAAATGCTCCGCCTTCCCCCTATATAATTATCAGTTTGTTATTCTTCAGTATAACGTTCGATAGTCTGCGCTCTGTCAGGCCCAACAGATACAATCTTGATTTCAACACCAAGTTGCTCTTCCAGGAAAGTCAGGTAAGCATTGAATTCTTCGGGGAACTCATCTTCGCTCTGCATCTTGGTCATATCAGTTTTCCAGCCCGGAAGTTCTGCATATACAGGTTCCACGCCGTCGGTAATGTCATACGGGAAGTAATCAATTTCCTCACCATCCATTTTGTAAGCTACACAAGCCTTGATAGTGTCGAATGTATCGAGAACATCGCTCTTCATCATAATCAATTTGGTAACGCCGTTTATCATCACAGAATACTTCAACGCTACCAGGTCAATCCATCCGCAACGACGTTTACGTCCTGTCACCGAACCGAACTCATGTCCCAATGTACACATCTTATCTCCTGTTTCATCAAACAATTCTGATGGGAACGGACCTGCACCCACGCGGGTACAATATGCCTTGAAGATACCATACACTTCGCCGATACGATTGGGAGCTACTCCCAGTCCGGTGCATGCACCAGCACAAACGGTATTGGAAGAAGTCACGAAGGGGTATGAACCGAAATCAATGTCAAGCATCGTACCTTGCGCACCTTCACAAAGAACGCTCTTGCCATCCTTCAGCAGATTATTCACTTCATGTTCGCTATCTACGAAATGGAATTGTTTCAGATATTCGATGCCTTCCAGCCATGCCTTTTCCAATTCCGTGAGGTCATACTCATAGTTCAGACCTTTCAGGATTTGTTCGTGGCGTGCTTTTGCAGCAGCATATTTTTGTTCGAAGTTATGAAGTATATCACCTACACGAACACCGTTACGGCTAACTTTATCCGTATAAGTAGGGCCGATACCTTTTCCGGTAGTTCCTACTTTGGCGTCACCCTTGGCAGCTTCGTAAGCAGCATCGAGGATGCGGTGTGTCGGAAGAATAAGATGAGCTTTCTTTGAGATGTGCAAACGTTCTTTCAACGGATGGCCTGATGCTTCAAGAGCTTCCGCTTCTGCTTTGAACAGTGCCGGGTCGAGTACCACACCGTTACCGATGATGTTTACCTTGTTTCCCTGAAAAATACCGGAAGGAATAGAACGAAGCACATACTTCTGTCCCTCGAACTCAAGTGTATGACCGGCATTCGGGCCGCCCTGGAAACGAGCAACCACATCGTACTTAGGTGTTAAAACGTCGACTACTTTTCCTTTACCTTCGTCGCCCCATTGTAATCCTAAAAGAACATCTACTTTCATTTTTCTTTTTTATTGTTGTTATTAACTTTCTTCTTTTTGTTAGCTCTGTCGCACTTGCTGCATATTCCATATATATATAAGGAGTAATGC
The DNA window shown above is from Bacteroides faecium and carries:
- a CDS encoding adenylosuccinate synthase, giving the protein MKVDVLLGLQWGDEGKGKVVDVLTPKYDVVARFQGGPNAGHTLEFEGQKYVLRSIPSGIFQGNKVNIIGNGVVLDPALFKAEAEALEASGHPLKERLHISKKAHLILPTHRILDAAYEAAKGDAKVGTTGKGIGPTYTDKVSRNGVRVGDILHNFEQKYAAAKARHEQILKGLNYEYDLTELEKAWLEGIEYLKQFHFVDSEHEVNNLLKDGKSVLCEGAQGTMLDIDFGSYPFVTSSNTVCAGACTGLGVAPNRIGEVYGIFKAYCTRVGAGPFPSELFDETGDKMCTLGHEFGSVTGRKRRCGWIDLVALKYSVMINGVTKLIMMKSDVLDTFDTIKACVAYKMDGEEIDYFPYDITDGVEPVYAELPGWKTDMTKMQSEDEFPEEFNAYLTFLEEQLGVEIKIVSVGPDRAQTIERYTEE